The Schistocerca nitens isolate TAMUIC-IGC-003100 chromosome 6, iqSchNite1.1, whole genome shotgun sequence DNA segment gcaaatatgggaaaaacgcaaatatgggaaaaacgcaaatatgggaaaaacgcaaatatgggaaaaacgcaaatgtagcgaaaggtaaatttgtggcacaaattgactagaggaaagaatcagttggtatgacatagtctgtagcatcaagggttcactaaatatgcttaaaaagcaaatatgggaaaaatgcatatatgggaaaaacgcatatatgggaaaaacgcatatatgggaaaaacgcatatatgggaaaaacgcatatatgggaaaaacgcatatatgggaaaaacgcatatatgggaaaaacgcatatttgggaaaaacgcatatatgggaaaaacgcatatatgggaaaaacgcatatatgggaaaaacgcaaatatgggaaaaacgcaaatatgggaaaaacgcaaatatgggaaaaacgcaaatatgggaaaaacgcaaatatgggaaaaacgcaaatatgggataaacgcaaatatgggataaacgcaaatatgggataaacgcaaatatgggataaacgcaaatatgggaaaaacgtatatatgggaaaaacgcaaatatgggaaaaacgcaaatatgggaaaaacgcaaatatgggaaaagcgcaaatatgggaaaagcgcaaatatgggaacagcgcaaatatgggaaaagcgcaaatatgggaaaagcgcgaatatgggaaaagcgcacatatgggaaaagcgcacatatgggaaaagcgcacatatgggaaaagcgcacatatgggaaaagcgcacatatgggaaaagcgcacatatgggaaaagcgcacatatgggaaaagcgcacatatgggaaaagcgcacatatgggaaaagctcacatatgggaaaagcgcacatatgggaaaagcgcacatatgggaaaagcgcacatatgggaaaagcgcacatatgggaaaagcacaCATATGGGaatagcgcacatatgggaaaaacgcacatatgggaaaaacgcacatatgggaaaaacgcaaatatgggaaaaacggaaatatgggaaaaacgcaaatatgggaaaaccgcaaatatgggaaaaacgcaaatatgggaaaaacgcaaatatgggaaaaacgcaaatatgggaaaaacgcaaatatgggaaaaacgcaaataagggaaaaacgcaaatatgggaaaaacgcaataatgggaaaaacgcaaatatgggaaaaacgcaaatatgggaaaaacgcaaatatgggatgaacgcaaatatgggaaaaacgcaaacgtagcgaaagggaaatttgtggcacaaattgactagaggaaagaatcagttggtatgacatagtctgtacaatcaagggttcactaaatatgctcaaaagcaaatatgggaaaaacgcaaatatgggaaaaacgcaaatatgggaaaaacgcaaatatgggaaaaacgcaaatatgggaaaaacgcaaatatgggaaaaacgcaaatatgggaaaaacgcaaatatgggaaaaacgcaaatattggaaaaacgcaaatatgggaaaaacgcaaatatcggaaaaacgcaaatatgggaagaacgcaaatatgggaaaaaggcaaacgtagcgaaagggaaatttgtggcacaaattgactagaggaaagaatcagttgatatgacatagtctgtacaatcaagggttcactaaatatgctcaaaagcaaatatgggaaaaacgcaaatatgggaaaaacgcaaatatgggaaaaacgcaaatatgggaaaaacgcaaatatgggaaaaacgcaaatatgggaaaaacgcaaatatgggaaaaacgcaaatatggcaaaaacacaaatatggaaaaaacgcaaatatgggaaaaacgcaaatatgggaaaaacgcaaatatgggaaaaacgcaaatatgggaaaaacgcaaatatgggaaaaacgcaaatatgggaaaaacgcaaatatgggagaaacgcaaatatgggaaaaacgcaaatatgggaaaaacgcaaatgtagcaaaagggaaatttgtggcacaaattgactagaggaaagaatcagttggtatgacagtctgtagcatcaagggttcactaaatatgcttcaaaagcaaatatggggaaaacgcatatatgggaaaaacgcatatatgggaaaatcgcatatatgggaaaaacgcatatatgggaaaaacgcatatatgggaaaaacgcatatatgggataaacgcatatatgggataaacgcatatatgggataaacgcaaataagggaaaaacgcaaatatgggaaaatcgcaaatatgggaaatacgcaaatatgggataaacgcaaatatgggaaaaacgcaaatatgggaaaagcgcaaatatgggaaaagtgcaaatatgggaaaagcgcaaatatgggcaaagcgcaaatatgggaaaagcgcaatatgggaaaagcgcacatatgggaaaagcgcaaatatgggaaaagcgcaaacatgggaaaagcgcacatatgggaaaagcgcacatatgggaaaagcgcacatatgcgaaaagcgcacatatgggaaaagcgcacatatgggaaaagcgcacatatgggaaaagcgcacatatgggaaaagcgcacatatgggaaaagctcacatatgggaaaagcgcacatatgggaaaagtgcacatatgggaaaagcacacatatgggaaagacgcacatatgggaaaagcgcacatatgggaaaagcgcacatatgggaaaagcgcacatatgggaaaagcgcacatatgggaaaaacgcacatatgggaaaaacgcacatatgggaaaaacgcacatatgggaaaaacgcaaatatgggaaacacgcaaatatgggaaaaacgcaaatatgggaaaaacgcaaatatgggaaaaacgcaaatatgagaaaaacgcaaatatgggaaaaacgcaaatatgggaaaaacgcaaatatgggtaaaacgcaaatatgggatcaacgcaaatatgggaaaaacgcaaacgtagcgaaagggaaatttgtggcacaaattgactagaggaaagaatcagttggtatgacatagtctgtacaatcaagggttcactaaatatgctcaaaagcaaatgtgggaaacacgcaaatatgggaaaaacgcaaatatgggaaaaacgcaaatatgggaaaaacgcaaatatgggaaaaacgcaaatatgggaaaaacgcatatatggggaaacgcatatatgggaaaaacgcatatatgggaaaaacgcatatgtgggaaaaacgcatatgtgggaaaaacgcatatatgggaaaaacgcaaatatgggaaaaacgcaaatatgggaaaaacgcaaatatgggaaaaagacaaatatgggaaaaacgcaaatatgggaaaaacgcaaatgtagcgaaagggaaatttgtggcacaaattgagtagaggaaagaatcagttggtatgacatagtctgtagcatcaagggttcactaaatatgcttcaaaagcaaatatgggaaaaacgcatatatgggaacaacgcatatatgggaaaaacgcatatatgggaaaaacgcatatatgggaaaaacgcatatatgggaaaaacgcatatatgggaaaaacgcatatatgggaaaaacgcatatatgggaaaaacgcatatatgggaaaaacgcaaatatgggataaacgcaaatatgggataaacgaaaatatgggataaacgcaaatatgggataaacgcaaatatgggaaaaacgcatatatgggaaaaacgcaaatatgggaaaaacgcaaatatgggaaaagcgcaaatatgggaaaagcgcaaatatggggaaaacgcaaatatgggaaaaacgcaaatatgggaaaaacgcaaatatgggaaaaacgcaaaaatgggaaaaacgcaaatctgggaaaaacggaaatatgggaaaaacgcaaatatgggaaaaacgcaaatatgggaaaagcgcaaatatgggaaaagcgcaaatatgggaaaagcgcaaatatgggaaaagcgcaaatatgggaatagcgcaaatatgggaaaagcgcaaatatgggaaaagcgcaaatatgggaaaagcgcaaatatgggaaaagcgcaattatgggaaaagcgcaaatatgggaaaagcgcaaatatgggaaaagcgcaaatttgggaaaagcgcaaatatgggaaaagcgcacatatgggaaaagcgcacatatgggaaaagcgcacatatgggaaaagcgcacatatgggaaaagcacacatatgggaaaaacgcacatatgggaaaagcgcacatatgggaaaagcgcacatatgggaaaagcgcacatatgggaaaagcgcacatatgggaaaagcgcacatatgggaaaagcgcacatatgggaaaagcgcaaatatgggaaaagcgcacaaatgggaaaagcgcacatatgggaaaagcgcacatatgggaaaagcgcacatatgggaaaagcgcacatatgggaaaagcgcacatatgggaaaagtgcacatatgggaaaaacgcacatatgggaaaaacgcacatatgggaaaaacgcacatatgggaaaaacgcacatatgggaaaaacgcacatatgggaaaaacgcaaatatggggaaaacgcaaatatgggaaaaacgcaaatatgggaaaaacgcaaatatgggaaaaacgcaaatatgggaaaaacgcaaatatgggaaaaacgcaaatatgggaaaaatgcaaatattggaaaaacgcaaatattggaaaaacgcaaatatgggaataacgcaaatatgggaaaaacgcaaatatgtgaaaaacgcaaatatgggaaaaacgcaaatatgggaaaaacgcaaatatgggaaaaacgcaaatatgggaaaaacccaaatatgggataaacgcaaatatgggctaaacgcaaatatgggataaacgcaaatatgggataaacgcaaatatgggaaaaacgcatctatgggaaaaacgcaaatatgggaaaaacgcaaatatgggaaaaacgcaaatatgggaaaagcgcaaatatgggaaaagcgcaaatatgggaaaagcgcaaatatgggaaaagcgcaaatatgggaaaagcgcaaatatgggaaaagcgcgaatatgggaaaagcgcacatatgggaaaagcgcacatatgggaaaagcgcacatatgggaaaagcgcacatatgggaaaagcgcacatatgggaaaagcgcacatatgggaaaagcgcacatatgggaaaagctcacatatgggaaaagcgcacatatgggaaaagcgcacatatgggaaaagcgcacatatgggaaaagcgcacatatgggaaaagcgcacatatgggaaaagcgcacatatgggaaaaacgcacatatgggaaaaacgcacatatgggaaaaacgcacatatgggaaaaacgcacatatgggaaaaacgcaaatatgggaaaaacggaaatatgggaaaaacgcaaatatgggaaaaacgcaaatatgggaaaaacgcaaatatgggaaaaacgcaaatatgggaaaaacgcaaatatgggaaaaacgcaaatatgggaaaaacgcaaatatgggaaaaacgcaaatatgggaaaaacgcaaataagggaaaaacgcaaatatgggaaaaacgcaataatgggaaaaacgcaaatatgggaaaaacgcaaatatgggaaaaacgcaaatatgggatgaacgcaaatatgggaaaaacgcaaacgtagcgaaagggaaatttgtggcacaaattgactagaggaaagaatcagttggtatgacatagtctgtacaatcaagggttcactaaatatgctcaaaagcaaatatgggaaaaacgcaaatatgggaaaaacgcaaatatgggaaaaacgcaaatatgggaaaaacgcaaatatgggaaaaacgcaaatatggcaaaaacgcaaatatggcaaaaacgcaaatatggcaaaaacgcaaatatgggaaaaacgcaaatatgggaaaaacgcaaatatgggaaaaacgcaaatgtagcgaaagggaaatttgtggcacgaattgactagaggaaagaatcagttggtatgacatagtctgtagcatcaagggttcactaaatatgcttccaaAGCAAAtaaggcaaaaacgcaaatatggcaaaaacgcaaatatggcaaaaacgcaaatatggcaaaaacgcaaatatggcaaaaaggcaaatacggcaaaaacgcaaatacggcaaaaacgcaaatatggcaaaaacgcaaatatggcaaaaacgcaaatatggcaaaaacgcaaatatagcaaaaacgcaaatatggcaaaaacgcaaatatggcaaaaacgcaaatatgggaaaaacgcaaatatgggaaaaacgcaaatatgggaaaaacgcaaatatgggaaaaacgcaaatatgggaaaaacgcaaatatgggagaaacgcaaatataggaaaaacgcaaatatg contains these protein-coding regions:
- the LOC126263491 gene encoding LWamide neuropeptides-like; translated protein: MGKSQIWEIRKYGINANMGKTQIWEKRKYGKSANMGKAQIWAKRKYGKSAIWEKRTYGKSANMGKAQTWEKRTYGKSAHMGKAHICEKRTYGKSAHMGKAHIWEKRTYGKSAHMGKAHIWEKRTYGKSAHMGKAHIWERRTYGKSAHMGKAHIWEKRTYGKSAHMGKTHIWEKRTYGKNAHMGKTQIWETRKYGKNANMGKTQIWEKRKYEKNANMGKTQIWEKRKYG